Proteins from a single region of Candidatus Auribacterota bacterium:
- the prmC gene encoding peptide chain release factor N(5)-glutamine methyltransferase, with product MELKSNRVIDVINWGRELFLTRDVPHARYNIEVLLEHILGKKRAELYLDYDYRLSPRELELVRGYIEKRLNRYPLWHLVGSVEFYGVTLRVNDRVLIPRPETELLVELALKELDRETGAGVRYVADIGTGSGNIAISLARSRSDVFIYATDISADALALAEANARANGVDGAISLLAGDLLEPFTGAGRDRLDMVVSNPPYVSAGEWAALPREVREREPKIALYGGENGLGMIGRLVAGAPRCLRRGGRLLIEVGAGQARAVKELIARSGEYGRTEIHRDYSGIERVVLAVKK from the coding sequence ATGGAACTGAAATCCAACCGTGTGATCGATGTGATCAACTGGGGGCGGGAGCTTTTCCTTACCCGGGATGTGCCCCACGCGCGGTACAACATCGAGGTCCTCCTCGAACACATCCTGGGGAAGAAGCGCGCGGAACTCTATCTCGACTATGACTATCGCCTCTCGCCGCGCGAGCTGGAGCTCGTGCGCGGGTATATAGAGAAGAGGCTCAACCGGTACCCGCTGTGGCACCTCGTGGGATCGGTTGAATTTTATGGCGTGACGCTGCGCGTGAACGATCGGGTGCTCATTCCCCGGCCGGAGACGGAGCTGCTCGTGGAGCTCGCCCTCAAAGAGCTGGACAGGGAAACGGGTGCGGGGGTGAGGTATGTCGCCGATATAGGGACCGGGAGCGGCAATATCGCGATCTCCCTCGCACGGTCGCGCAGCGATGTCTTCATATACGCCACTGATATCTCGGCGGACGCCCTCGCCCTCGCCGAAGCCAACGCGCGCGCCAACGGCGTTGACGGCGCCATCAGCCTGCTCGCGGGGGATCTCCTCGAACCGTTCACAGGCGCCGGTCGGGATCGTCTGGACATGGTCGTTTCGAACCCGCCCTACGTGTCCGCCGGCGAGTGGGCAGCGCTGCCCAGGGAGGTGAGAGAGCGGGAGCCGAAGATCGCGCTCTACGGCGGCGAGAACGGATTGGGGATGATCGGCCGGCTCGTCGCCGGGGCCCCGCGCTGTCTCCGGAGGGGGGGGCGGCTGCTCATCGAGGTTGGAGCGGGGCAGGCCCGCGCCGTGAAGGAGCTGATCGCACGCTCCGGGGAATATGGCCGCACGGAGATCCACAGGGATTATTCAGGCATAGAGCGGGTCGTACTCGCCGTTAAAAAATGA
- the murA gene encoding UDP-N-acetylglucosamine 1-carboxyvinyltransferase, producing the protein MDKIIVKGGRRLRGTVQIGGSKNAALPIMAAALLGDSPSSITNVPRVTDITTMADILTSLGARIERPSPHEMVIDPRGLDNPTAPYELVRKMRASICVLGPLLGAIGRARISLPGGCAIGNRPIDLHLKGMKQLGAAVDLSHGFVIADGKRMRGADVFLGGRFSSSVLATANVLMAAVKTKGVTRIEGAACEPEVVDLAQFLRKMGARIEGVGSHSLVVEGVKSLRGAAYDLIPDRIEAGTYMIAAAITGGDLTLKGCRAAHLRAVIETLEGAGVSIHAGARTMRVRGGEKRRVVDVTTHPYPGFPTDLQAQLIALMAISPGISVITEKVFTERFMHVPELNRMAACISLEGSSAIVKGVRALSGAPVMASDLRASAALILAGLVARGETVVDRVYHIDRGYEDIVGKLRNVGAEIERTG; encoded by the coding sequence ATGGACAAGATCATAGTGAAGGGGGGCAGGAGGCTCAGGGGGACGGTGCAGATCGGCGGCTCCAAGAATGCCGCCCTGCCGATCATGGCGGCCGCGCTGCTCGGCGACAGTCCATCGAGCATCACAAACGTCCCCCGGGTGACCGACATCACTACCATGGCCGATATTCTCACCTCGCTCGGCGCCCGCATCGAGCGCCCCTCGCCCCATGAGATGGTGATTGATCCGCGCGGGCTGGACAATCCCACCGCCCCCTATGAGCTCGTGCGCAAAATGCGCGCGTCAATATGCGTGCTCGGCCCCCTCCTGGGGGCGATCGGCAGGGCGCGCATATCCCTGCCGGGAGGGTGCGCCATCGGCAACAGGCCGATTGATCTCCACCTCAAGGGGATGAAGCAGCTCGGCGCCGCCGTGGACCTCTCCCATGGTTTTGTCATCGCGGACGGGAAGCGTATGCGAGGGGCGGATGTATTTCTCGGGGGCCGCTTTAGTTCGAGTGTGCTGGCGACTGCCAATGTATTGATGGCTGCGGTGAAGACAAAGGGTGTCACGCGGATCGAGGGCGCCGCCTGCGAGCCAGAGGTTGTTGACCTGGCGCAGTTTCTCAGGAAGATGGGAGCGCGGATCGAGGGCGTGGGCTCGCACTCGCTCGTGGTCGAGGGCGTGAAGAGCCTTCGCGGAGCCGCGTACGATCTCATCCCTGACCGCATCGAGGCGGGGACCTATATGATCGCGGCGGCCATCACGGGGGGTGATCTGACGCTCAAGGGGTGCAGGGCGGCCCACCTGCGGGCGGTGATCGAAACGCTTGAGGGAGCCGGTGTTTCCATTCACGCCGGAGCGCGGACGATGCGGGTGAGGGGAGGAGAGAAGAGGCGGGTCGTAGATGTCACCACGCATCCCTATCCCGGGTTCCCCACCGACCTCCAGGCGCAGCTGATCGCTCTCATGGCGATATCCCCCGGCATCAGCGTGATCACGGAGAAGGTGTTCACCGAGCGCTTCATGCATGTTCCCGAGCTGAACCGGATGGCAGCCTGCATATCGCTTGAGGGTTCCAGCGCGATCGTCAAGGGGGTGCGGGCGCTGAGCGGCGCCCCCGTGATGGCGTCCGACCTGAGGGCCAGCGCGGCCCTCATCCTCGCGGGGCTGGTTGCGCGCGGCGAGACGGTGGTGGACAGGGTCTACCACATTGACCGCGGGTACGAGGACATCGTGGGGAAGTTGCGGAATGTCGGGGCCGAAATCGAACGCACCGGCTAA